A genome region from Labilibaculum antarcticum includes the following:
- the galE gene encoding UDP-glucose 4-epimerase GalE, producing the protein MKGKILVTGGTGYIGSHTTVELINKGYEVVIIDNLSNSKAGVIDSIEKISGTRPKFYEMDLLDQVKLDGFFAENNDLQGIIHFAAAKAVGESVQIPLHYYRNNLVTMLNLLEGMKKYEIENFVFSSSCTVYGQPDELPVTENAPIKPAESPYGYTKQVNESILKDTIASGAKIKGIALRYFNPIGAHHSGLIGELPIGVPANLMPFITQTAFGLRDQLSVFGDDYDTTDGSCVRDYIHVVDLAKAHIIAIERMMNGKNNASYEMFNIGTGNGFSVFEVIKSFEKTSGKKLNYVVAPRRAGDIVKIWADTTIGNTVLGWKAEKTLDEMTKSAWDWENNYRASIK; encoded by the coding sequence ATGAAGGGAAAAATATTAGTAACTGGTGGAACTGGGTATATTGGTTCGCATACAACAGTTGAGTTAATCAATAAGGGGTACGAAGTTGTTATTATTGACAATTTATCAAACTCTAAAGCAGGTGTTATTGATAGCATCGAAAAAATAAGTGGAACTCGCCCAAAGTTCTATGAAATGGATTTGCTTGATCAAGTTAAATTGGATGGTTTCTTTGCAGAAAATAATGATTTACAGGGGATTATTCATTTCGCAGCAGCAAAAGCTGTAGGTGAATCGGTGCAAATCCCATTGCATTATTACCGCAATAACTTGGTTACCATGCTAAATTTATTGGAGGGAATGAAGAAGTATGAAATCGAAAATTTTGTATTCTCATCATCTTGTACTGTTTATGGTCAGCCAGATGAATTGCCAGTAACAGAAAATGCTCCTATTAAACCCGCAGAATCTCCTTATGGATATACCAAGCAGGTGAACGAAAGTATTTTGAAAGATACTATTGCATCTGGTGCGAAAATTAAAGGAATTGCTTTACGTTATTTTAATCCTATTGGAGCTCATCATTCGGGGCTTATCGGAGAATTGCCAATTGGTGTTCCTGCTAATTTAATGCCATTCATTACTCAAACAGCTTTTGGTTTACGTGATCAGTTAAGTGTATTTGGTGACGATTATGATACTACAGATGGTTCTTGTGTTCGTGATTATATTCATGTTGTTGATTTGGCTAAGGCTCATATTATTGCTATCGAGCGTATGATGAATGGTAAAAATAATGCCTCTTACGAGATGTTTAATATCGGCACAGGTAATGGGTTTTCGGTATTTGAAGTTATTAAATCTTTCGAAAAAACATCCGGTAAGAAGTTGAACTATGTAGTTGCTCCACGAAGAGCTGGCGATATTGTTAAAATTTGGGCTGATACAACCATTGGAAATACCGTTTTAGGTTGGAAAGCTGAAAAAACGCTTGATGAAATGACCAAATCTGCATGGGATTGGGAGAATAACTATAGAGCATCAATTAAATAA
- a CDS encoding galactokinase — MKISAIIEKINGGDNKAFNALYGNDAAVLKQQADRYTKQLADFKTAFSCDDATLFSAPGRTEVGGNHTDHQLGRVLAGAVNLDNIAVAAANGTNVVRINSVGFPPFEVDLANLEVTEFQVTPTNLVRSIASGIKELGLKVAGFDAVIDGAVPEGSGLSSSASIEVLIGAIFSHLFNDGKLDPVDNAKIGQKAEHACKKFCGLMDQTACAVGGFITIDFENPASPIVKALDFDFAKTGYSLVITNTGGSHGGLDAEYNSLPAEMKAVAKELGQEVLRPLSMEDVIKGIPTIREKVGDRAILRSIHFQGDNARVVDQVAALEANEFQKFLGLVIESGNSSYMYNQNIYVGGQPQYQSVALALALSEQVLKGKGAWRVHGGGFAGTIQAFVPNDSLEEYISTLESVFGEGNCHKLFIRSEGSVKVDL, encoded by the coding sequence ATGAAAATAAGTGCAATAATTGAAAAAATTAATGGTGGCGATAATAAAGCATTTAATGCTTTATATGGTAATGATGCTGCTGTATTAAAACAACAAGCAGATCGTTATACAAAACAATTGGCAGATTTTAAAACTGCTTTTAGCTGTGATGATGCAACATTGTTTAGTGCGCCAGGTCGTACTGAAGTTGGTGGTAATCATACTGATCATCAACTTGGAAGAGTGTTGGCCGGTGCTGTAAATTTGGATAATATTGCAGTTGCTGCAGCTAATGGAACAAATGTAGTTCGTATTAATTCGGTTGGTTTTCCTCCATTCGAGGTTGATTTAGCTAATCTTGAGGTTACTGAGTTTCAGGTGACACCAACAAATTTAGTTCGTTCAATTGCTTCAGGTATTAAGGAATTGGGATTAAAAGTAGCTGGTTTCGATGCAGTTATTGATGGTGCAGTTCCAGAAGGATCTGGCTTAAGTTCATCAGCTTCAATTGAAGTTTTGATAGGTGCTATTTTTAGTCATTTATTTAATGATGGAAAATTAGATCCGGTAGATAACGCAAAAATTGGTCAGAAAGCAGAGCATGCTTGTAAAAAGTTCTGTGGATTAATGGATCAAACAGCATGTGCAGTTGGTGGTTTCATTACTATCGATTTTGAAAATCCAGCAAGTCCTATTGTAAAGGCTTTGGATTTCGATTTTGCTAAAACAGGATACTCATTGGTAATTACTAATACTGGTGGTAGTCATGGAGGATTGGATGCAGAATACAATTCTCTTCCAGCTGAAATGAAAGCAGTAGCTAAGGAACTAGGTCAAGAAGTTCTTCGTCCGCTTTCTATGGAAGATGTTATAAAAGGAATTCCAACTATTCGTGAAAAAGTTGGTGATCGTGCTATTCTACGTTCTATTCACTTCCAGGGAGACAATGCTCGTGTGGTTGATCAAGTTGCTGCTTTGGAGGCTAACGAATTCCAAAAATTCTTAGGTCTTGTAATTGAATCAGGAAATAGCTCATACATGTACAACCAAAATATCTATGTTGGTGGACAACCACAATATCAAAGTGTGGCTCTTGCATTAGCTCTAAGTGAACAAGTTCTTAAGGGTAAAGGTGCATGGCGTGTTCATGGTGGTGGATTTGCTGGAACTATTCAGGCTTTTGTTCCAAACGATTCATTAGAGGAGTACATCTCAACGCTTGAATCAGTATTTGGAGAAGGTAATTGTCATAAACTTTTCATTAGATCAGAAGGTTCTGTAAAAGTGGATTTATAA